One part of the Ciona intestinalis chromosome 5, KH, whole genome shotgun sequence genome encodes these proteins:
- the LOC100175808 gene encoding HEAT repeat-containing protein 1 isoform X2 — protein sequence MTSLSEQLRRLALPESQVADTFDKRIPSLLFEPGVAATLDRDTFFGLGVNGLEELCLLDPKFRDLFQQDLFSAQAKDTERTTQTKQFNKHLNEKIQSFLIRVCPYFLLKPATKCIEWLIYRFHIHTFNTDDLLMCALPYHGTNLFVRTVQLLDVSHPTNKWCWLSQVKNEGVSLSNKNIATHCTRDLAFLQFICNMLTNAYKVVQENPDWSMVVVLNFYTTTVMGVLQSPKISETLLSKLMPSVLEGLKSSVMEHQASSVMILSQLSVKITFERKVLSNIIKSGLKNVSTKLEKVFLRAILLFSQNQEQFQNLPKKVILQLSSHGGFIQEIVEIYRSGRIEKIVQILVEVLVSNITDSDTEEKIWKTNIEVLTRFVQDLDLTVNLQLLLMRLLVENFTSTQSDKKSQKFLLFGKLLGQLQRKFPLSFDKVISEFFSREDVDKTTSGLLLSIFGASAKHQLIHDSSVSVAIGLLHPEDSVRSQALRHLSDSLFKDPTSEVVRFSQDNVIRILGLDDSPLVVEAALQLLRKHVDLFKDDHIEVSNTLVNLFFSKISIPDWKKAVQVAAQVLTVLSSAVPDENNVVSMRTTAAVLHILLMSLTEKGWSTLAGNILKSDFCQKNSFFEAIRVAVLNKGKASQDNKVSAKFFHDLLCVVEQISDCENTQSSSAVFYFLCTIGVDDLELLTIICNSLSQKSANLKHKSSSDLSLNDGFYDLLQQPETPDRDIISLHFDTLRKFLESVVSLKSDISIPSFPQLGTLLQNAKRLDLTTPSKISLLTKTFLSLLNLSESAKTGYENDEKLKSRITASVNSLISLFLNEVLRSQSLLDFLPIFLCEEFINPCLSSPVTCLQTLNILKVFLHATMNKVPAKATIDASHPILPCLLLLCSSNHHNIRRINMESIQCVSSMKTNPVSSLMVHLTKHAEELTSDPEYILQCFANYFNEKNKPAIKKSRHGLLKTLVQNMVNESAVSKLGVAFMTRCINKVDPFHFDPLLPLVTTFVDQSNVRTLDENEALLTTEWLQKLTPDSLNETLKRELFFKVLTFQTEDKSSYLPQNVVFNLITKPFYTSLSDEIKQQLISTLLDIGQSTANPDVAKMVFKVFKVIPLRSNYIIKELKKSFPSIDTKSTAPSGVIAAKRARLSKSTSSESGVSETETPTWKRMIVLLEVLQHKKKIIKPKLLVAHLFTALNWMIDLQTGNDVIDYGTQLVLGALHNVFMIAKSKLGAKDDTDIRNSLRVELLVKCIQTSGNTQTCQHAVVLLAEAASICPEKLLHSVMSIFTFMGSNLLRRDDSYSFQIITKTIHTVVPALLQHMESATSGISKNTVTDIIRVFVDALPHIPPHRRLVVFEELINTLGGNEYLWQTLLLLVASRANKITKTSQEDEQDILSGSEEDVFLPSTVDALMEVCSSVSNLFPDHLQLESMVRMLNFISLVPDENDPKQKIDLNLPNLIDVPKQSTSHLRRLHLAVVSFASHLLSLEGGISNSFKLEKSMEHDAAENATKMLTKFQSLLETALSYLSQTTTAVSNTHDDMTSRYYRTLQNRLNSLLDKINNLLPSDTFMLVVSSILHEQSSNTTVHKVIELFNDRVAHTKHTLTPDQENVLLHISRQLIVLCGDHGTDNHGMRAVAYTGLRHVARMCGIGCATHLIPILSMICDITKEKQPPIQVISSAMLCLGELFSTLKAHCISHLPSIAPCHCDASSPIKIREKLPHDGMYIISLSEVSRHLTTFHQSLPGWVYFRVDLCFTCCS from the exons atgaCTTCTTTATCGGAGCAATTAAGACGTCTTGCGTTGCCGGAAAGTCAGGTTGCTGATACTTTCGATAAACGAATTCCTTCATTGTTATTTGAACCTGGTGTTGCTGCCACACTTGACAGAGATACTTTCTTCGGGTTGG GTGTGAATGGATTGGAAGAGCTGTGTCTCCTGGACCCGAAATTTCGTGATTTATTCCAACAAGACCTTTTCAGTGCCCAAGCAAAAGACACAGAGAGGACAACCCAGACTAAACAATTCAATAAACATcttaatgaaaaaatccagAGTTTCCTGATTAGAGTGTGTCCTTATTTCTTGCTCAAACCTGCAACAAAATGTATTGAATGGTTGATATACAG ATTCCACATCCATACATTCAACACAGATGATCTGCTGATGTGTGCATTACCATATCATGGGACCAACTTATTTGTGAGGACGGTCCAACTACTTGATGTATCTCATCCTACTAATAAGTGGTGCTGGCTCTCTCAAGTTAAG aaCGAAGGAGTTTCATTGTCcaacaaaaatattgcaaCACACTGTACAAGGGATCTCGCCTTTCTACAGTTTATTTGTAATATGCTGACAAATGCTTACAAG GTAGTGCAGGAAAATCCTGACTGGTCCATGGTAGTTGTCCTAAATTTTTACACCACAACTGTGATGGGTGTGTTACAGAGTCCTAAAATATCGGAAACCCTTCTTTCTAAACTGATGCCTtcagtgttagag GGTCTCAAATCATCAGTGATGGAGCATCAGGCATCTTCTGTCATGATTTTGTCCCAACTATCTGTCAAGATCACATTCGAACGGAAAGTACTGTCCAATATTATcaaatctggtttaaaaaacgtttcaaCCAAACTGGAAAAGGTTTTCTTGCGTGCTATCTTGCTGTTTTCGCAGAACCAAGAACAGTTTCAGAATTTGCCGAAAAa AGTAATACTACAGCTTAGTTCTCATGGTGGTTTCATCCAAGAGATCGTGGAAATATATAGAAGTGGCCGCATTGAGAAGATTGTTCAGATCTTGGTGGAGGTTCTTGTATCTAATATCACGGACTCAg ATACTGAAGAgaaaatttggaaaactaACATTGAAGTATTGACACGATTTGTTCAAGATCTTGATCTGACAGTTAACTTACAGCTTCTTCTTATGAg ATTACTGGTTGAGAATTTCACTTCAACTCAAAGCGATAAAAAGTCCCAAAAGTTCCTTTTATTTGGGAAACTTCTCGGCCAACTACAGCGGAAATTTCCGCTCTCGTTTGACAAAGTGATCTCTGAGTTTTTCTCGAGGGAGGATGTTGATAAAACAACATCCGGACTCCTTCTCTCCATCTTCGGGGCATCCGCAAAGCATCAG TTGATCCACGATAGCAGTGTGTCTGTTGCGATCGGTCTCCTGCATCCGGAGGATTCTGTCCGATCCCAAGCTCTGCGTCATCTTTCTGACTCATTATTCAAAGACCCAACTTCAGAGGTTGTGAGATTTTCTCAGGACAACGTGATCCGGATTCTCGGACTTGACGACTCTCCTCTTGTTGTGGAGGCAGCTTTGCAG TTACTCAGAAAACATGTAGATTTATTCAAGGACGATCATATAGAAGTTTCAAACACATTGGTTAATCTGTTCTTCTCTAAAAT ATCAATTCCTGATTGGAAGAAAGCTGTTCAAGTTGCTGCACAAGTTTTGACAGTCTTATCTTCTGCTGTACCAGATGAAAATAACGTTGTTTCTATGCGAACTACTGCAGCAGTGTTGCACATTCTGCTAATGAGCCTCACAGAAAAAGGATGGTCAACACTGGccggaaatattttaaaatctgatttttgtcaaaaaaattcGTTTTTTGAGGCAATTCGAGTTGCTGTTCTAAACAAAGGCAAAGCCTCACAAGACAACAAGGTCTCTGCAAAATTTTTCCATGACCTTCTTTGCGTTGTCGAGCAGATATCGGACTGTGAGAACACACAGTCTAGCAGTGCtgtgttctattttctctgcACTATTGGAGTAGATGACTTGGAACTCCTTACCATAATTTGCAACAGTTTGTCTCAAAAGTCAGCCAACCTGAAGCATAAGTCTTCGTCAGATCTGTCACTTAATGATGGTTTCTATGATCTTTTACAACAACCTGAAACACCGGATCGTGACATCATTTCCCTCCACTTTGACACGCTACGAAAATTCCTGGAGTCGgttgtttctttaaaaagtgACATTTCTATTCCATCTTTTCCCCAACTTGGAACTTTGCTTCAAAACGCAAAACGACTCGACTTAACAACCCCGTCCAAAATTTCTCTCCTAACTAAAACTTTTCTATCTCTCCTAAACCTCTCCGAGTCCGCTAAAACAGGATACGAAAAcgatgaaaaattaaaatctcgCATCACAGCTTCCGTCAATAGCCTCATCAGTCTCTTCCTCAATGAAGTCCTTCGGAGCCAATCTCTTCTGGACTTCCTCCCTATCTTCCTTTGTGAGGAGTTCATTAATCCTTGTCTCTCTTCTCCAGTAACCTGCTtacaaactttaaacattttgaaagtttttcttCACGCTACAATGAACAAGGTTCCAGCAAAG GCCACCATTGATGCCTCCCATCCGATCCTTCCATGTCTTCTCCTCCTCTGCAGCTCCAACCACCACAACATCAGGAGGATCAACATGGAAAGCATCCAATGCGTTTCTTCCATGAAAAC TAACCCAGTGTCCAGTCTCATGGTTCATCTCACAAAACATGCAGAGGAATTGACGTCAGATCCTGAATATATTCTACAGTGTTTTGCCAACTATTTCAATGAAAAGAACAAACCAGCAA tcaAAAAATCAAGACATGGATTGTTGAAAACATTGGTGCAAAATATGGTCAATGAATCTGCAGTATCAAAGCTGGGAGTTGCGTTTATGACTCGATGTATTAATAAG GTTGACCCTTTTCATTTTGACCCCTTGTTGCCATTGGTTACTACTTTTGTCGACCAATCAAACGTGAGAACACTCGACGAAAACGAAGCTCTCTTAACCACCGAGTGGTTGCAAAAACTCACTCCAGATTCATTGAACGAAACTTTGAAACGAGaattatttttcaaagttCTGACGTTTCAAACCGAAGACAAAAGTTCCTATTTACCACAAAATGTGGTTTTCA atttaATCACGAAACCATTCTACACATCGTTATctgatgaaataaaacaacaacttattTCAACATTACTTGATATTGGCCAATCCACTGCTAACCCCGATGTCGCTAAGATggtatttaaagtttttaag GTTATACCATTGAGGTCAAATTACATCATAAAAGAATTGAAGAAAAGTTTCCCATCAATTGACACCAAATCGACTGCACCTTCCGGTGTTATTGCTGCAAAAAGAGCTCGGCTAAGTAAATCAACAAGTTCAGAATCTGGAG TTTCTGAAACGGAAACTCCAACCTGGAAGAGAATGATCGTTTTGCTCGAAGTTCTTCAGCATAAGAAGAAAATTATCAAACCAAAG CTTTTGGTCGCACATCTCTTTACTGCCCTCAACTGGATGATTGACCTTCAAACAGGAAATGATGTTATTGATTACGGCACACAGCTCGTACTAGGAGCTCTACATAATGTTTTCATGATTGCTAAATCAAAACTTGGAGCAAAAGATGACACGGATATAAGAAACAGTTTGAGG GTTGAGTTATTGGTGAAATGCATTCAAACATCAGGCAACACACAGACTTGCCAACATGCTGTCGTACTGCTTGCTGAAGCTGCTTCTATTTGCCCg GAGAAACTTCTTCACAGCGTAATGTCCATCTTCACGTTCATGGGAAGTAACTTGCTGCGTCGTGATGACTCGTATTCGTTTCAAATTATTACGAAGACAATTCATACTGTAGTACCTGCTCTGCTACAGCATATG GAATCAGCCACCAGTGGTATAAGCAAAAACACAGTGACCGATATAATTCGTGTGTTTGTGGATGCTCTGCCACATATACCACCACATCGAAG GTTGGTTGTATTTGAAGAACTGATCAACACATTAGGAGGGAACGAGTATTTGTGGCAAACCCTCCTTCTATTGGTGGCAAGTCgtgcaaataaaattactaaaaCGTCCCAAGAAGATGAACAG gaCATCTTGAGCGGATCAGAGGAAGATGTTTTTCTCCCAAGTACAGTGGATGCTCTAATGGAAGTTTGCTCCTCCGTTTCCAACCTCTTCCCTGATCATCTTCAATTGGAATCCATGGTCCGGATGTTGAATTTCATCTCGCTCGTTCCCGatgaaaatg ATCCAAAGCAGAAGATCGATCTCAACCTCCCAAACCTCATCGATGTTCCGAAACAATCTACTTCCCATCTTCGACGTTTGCATCTTGCTGTCGTCTCGTTTGCAAGCCATCTCTTGTCACTAGAGGGGGGTATTTCAAACTCGTTTAAACTCGAAAAATCCATGGAGCATGACGCAGCAGAAAATGCCACAAAAATGCTGACTAAGTTTCAGAG TCTTTTAGAGACGGCTCTCTCCTATCTATCACAAACTACAACAGCTGTATCAAACACACACGATGATATGACAAGCAGATATTACAGGACACTACAAAACAGACTCAACTCTCTGCTTGATAAG ATAAACAATCTACTTCCCTCTGATACCTTCATGCTCGTAGTAAGTAGTATTCTACATGAACAATCATCCAACACTACAGTGCATAAAGTTATTGAGTTATTTAACGACAGAGTTGCACACACTAAACACACACTGACCCCTGATCAG GAAAATGTGTTGCTTCATATTTCTCGTCAACTCATTGTGTTGTGCGGAGACCATGGCACCGACAACCATGGCATGCGTGCCGTGGCTTACACAGGTCTGCGGCACGTAGCACGAATGTGTGGCATCGGATGTGCCACGCACCTCATTCCAATCTTATCCATGatatgtgacatcacaaaagaGAAACAACCACCTATACAG GTTATATCATCTGCCATGCTTTGTTTGGGTGAATTATTCAGCACATTGAAAGCTCACTGCATTAGTCACTTACCAAG CATTGCCCCATGTCATTGTGATGCTTCTTCACCAATCAAAATCAGAGAAAAGTTACCACATGACGGCATGTATATTATCAGCCTATCAGAAGTTAGTAGACACCTTACCACATTTCATCAGTCCTTACCTGGTTGGGTTTATTTCAGAg TTGATCTCTGCTTCACCTGCTGCTCTTGA
- the LOC100175808 gene encoding HEAT repeat-containing protein 1 isoform X1 — translation MTSLSEQLRRLALPESQVADTFDKRIPSLLFEPGVAATLDRDTFFGLGVNGLEELCLLDPKFRDLFQQDLFSAQAKDTERTTQTKQFNKHLNEKIQSFLIRVCPYFLLKPATKCIEWLIYRFHIHTFNTDDLLMCALPYHGTNLFVRTVQLLDVSHPTNKWCWLSQVKNEGVSLSNKNIATHCTRDLAFLQFICNMLTNAYKVVQENPDWSMVVVLNFYTTTVMGVLQSPKISETLLSKLMPSVLEGLKSSVMEHQASSVMILSQLSVKITFERKVLSNIIKSGLKNVSTKLEKVFLRAILLFSQNQEQFQNLPKKVILQLSSHGGFIQEIVEIYRSGRIEKIVQILVEVLVSNITDSDTEEKIWKTNIEVLTRFVQDLDLTVNLQLLLMRLLVENFTSTQSDKKSQKFLLFGKLLGQLQRKFPLSFDKVISEFFSREDVDKTTSGLLLSIFGASAKHQLIHDSSVSVAIGLLHPEDSVRSQALRHLSDSLFKDPTSEVVRFSQDNVIRILGLDDSPLVVEAALQLLRKHVDLFKDDHIEVSNTLVNLFFSKISIPDWKKAVQVAAQVLTVLSSAVPDENNVVSMRTTAAVLHILLMSLTEKGWSTLAGNILKSDFCQKNSFFEAIRVAVLNKGKASQDNKVSAKFFHDLLCVVEQISDCENTQSSSAVFYFLCTIGVDDLELLTIICNSLSQKSANLKHKSSSDLSLNDGFYDLLQQPETPDRDIISLHFDTLRKFLESVVSLKSDISIPSFPQLGTLLQNAKRLDLTTPSKISLLTKTFLSLLNLSESAKTGYENDEKLKSRITASVNSLISLFLNEVLRSQSLLDFLPIFLCEEFINPCLSSPVTCLQTLNILKVFLHATMNKVPAKATIDASHPILPCLLLLCSSNHHNIRRINMESIQCVSSMKTNPVSSLMVHLTKHAEELTSDPEYILQCFANYFNEKNKPAIKKSRHGLLKTLVQNMVNESAVSKLGVAFMTRCINKVDPFHFDPLLPLVTTFVDQSNVRTLDENEALLTTEWLQKLTPDSLNETLKRELFFKVLTFQTEDKSSYLPQNVVFNLITKPFYTSLSDEIKQQLISTLLDIGQSTANPDVAKMVFKVFKVIPLRSNYIIKELKKSFPSIDTKSTAPSGVIAAKRARLSKSTSSESGEVSETETPTWKRMIVLLEVLQHKKKIIKPKLLVAHLFTALNWMIDLQTGNDVIDYGTQLVLGALHNVFMIAKSKLGAKDDTDIRNSLRVELLVKCIQTSGNTQTCQHAVVLLAEAASICPEKLLHSVMSIFTFMGSNLLRRDDSYSFQIITKTIHTVVPALLQHMESATSGISKNTVTDIIRVFVDALPHIPPHRRLVVFEELINTLGGNEYLWQTLLLLVASRANKITKTSQEDEQDILSGSEEDVFLPSTVDALMEVCSSVSNLFPDHLQLESMVRMLNFISLVPDENDPKQKIDLNLPNLIDVPKQSTSHLRRLHLAVVSFASHLLSLEGGISNSFKLEKSMEHDAAENATKMLTKFQSLLETALSYLSQTTTAVSNTHDDMTSRYYRTLQNRLNSLLDKINNLLPSDTFMLVVSSILHEQSSNTTVHKVIELFNDRVAHTKHTLTPDQENVLLHISRQLIVLCGDHGTDNHGMRAVAYTGLRHVARMCGIGCATHLIPILSMICDITKEKQPPIQVISSAMLCLGELFSTLKAHCISHLPSIAPCHCDASSPIKIREKLPHDGMYIISLSEVSRHLTTFHQSLPGWVYFRVDLCFTCCS, via the exons atgaCTTCTTTATCGGAGCAATTAAGACGTCTTGCGTTGCCGGAAAGTCAGGTTGCTGATACTTTCGATAAACGAATTCCTTCATTGTTATTTGAACCTGGTGTTGCTGCCACACTTGACAGAGATACTTTCTTCGGGTTGG GTGTGAATGGATTGGAAGAGCTGTGTCTCCTGGACCCGAAATTTCGTGATTTATTCCAACAAGACCTTTTCAGTGCCCAAGCAAAAGACACAGAGAGGACAACCCAGACTAAACAATTCAATAAACATcttaatgaaaaaatccagAGTTTCCTGATTAGAGTGTGTCCTTATTTCTTGCTCAAACCTGCAACAAAATGTATTGAATGGTTGATATACAG ATTCCACATCCATACATTCAACACAGATGATCTGCTGATGTGTGCATTACCATATCATGGGACCAACTTATTTGTGAGGACGGTCCAACTACTTGATGTATCTCATCCTACTAATAAGTGGTGCTGGCTCTCTCAAGTTAAG aaCGAAGGAGTTTCATTGTCcaacaaaaatattgcaaCACACTGTACAAGGGATCTCGCCTTTCTACAGTTTATTTGTAATATGCTGACAAATGCTTACAAG GTAGTGCAGGAAAATCCTGACTGGTCCATGGTAGTTGTCCTAAATTTTTACACCACAACTGTGATGGGTGTGTTACAGAGTCCTAAAATATCGGAAACCCTTCTTTCTAAACTGATGCCTtcagtgttagag GGTCTCAAATCATCAGTGATGGAGCATCAGGCATCTTCTGTCATGATTTTGTCCCAACTATCTGTCAAGATCACATTCGAACGGAAAGTACTGTCCAATATTATcaaatctggtttaaaaaacgtttcaaCCAAACTGGAAAAGGTTTTCTTGCGTGCTATCTTGCTGTTTTCGCAGAACCAAGAACAGTTTCAGAATTTGCCGAAAAa AGTAATACTACAGCTTAGTTCTCATGGTGGTTTCATCCAAGAGATCGTGGAAATATATAGAAGTGGCCGCATTGAGAAGATTGTTCAGATCTTGGTGGAGGTTCTTGTATCTAATATCACGGACTCAg ATACTGAAGAgaaaatttggaaaactaACATTGAAGTATTGACACGATTTGTTCAAGATCTTGATCTGACAGTTAACTTACAGCTTCTTCTTATGAg ATTACTGGTTGAGAATTTCACTTCAACTCAAAGCGATAAAAAGTCCCAAAAGTTCCTTTTATTTGGGAAACTTCTCGGCCAACTACAGCGGAAATTTCCGCTCTCGTTTGACAAAGTGATCTCTGAGTTTTTCTCGAGGGAGGATGTTGATAAAACAACATCCGGACTCCTTCTCTCCATCTTCGGGGCATCCGCAAAGCATCAG TTGATCCACGATAGCAGTGTGTCTGTTGCGATCGGTCTCCTGCATCCGGAGGATTCTGTCCGATCCCAAGCTCTGCGTCATCTTTCTGACTCATTATTCAAAGACCCAACTTCAGAGGTTGTGAGATTTTCTCAGGACAACGTGATCCGGATTCTCGGACTTGACGACTCTCCTCTTGTTGTGGAGGCAGCTTTGCAG TTACTCAGAAAACATGTAGATTTATTCAAGGACGATCATATAGAAGTTTCAAACACATTGGTTAATCTGTTCTTCTCTAAAAT ATCAATTCCTGATTGGAAGAAAGCTGTTCAAGTTGCTGCACAAGTTTTGACAGTCTTATCTTCTGCTGTACCAGATGAAAATAACGTTGTTTCTATGCGAACTACTGCAGCAGTGTTGCACATTCTGCTAATGAGCCTCACAGAAAAAGGATGGTCAACACTGGccggaaatattttaaaatctgatttttgtcaaaaaaattcGTTTTTTGAGGCAATTCGAGTTGCTGTTCTAAACAAAGGCAAAGCCTCACAAGACAACAAGGTCTCTGCAAAATTTTTCCATGACCTTCTTTGCGTTGTCGAGCAGATATCGGACTGTGAGAACACACAGTCTAGCAGTGCtgtgttctattttctctgcACTATTGGAGTAGATGACTTGGAACTCCTTACCATAATTTGCAACAGTTTGTCTCAAAAGTCAGCCAACCTGAAGCATAAGTCTTCGTCAGATCTGTCACTTAATGATGGTTTCTATGATCTTTTACAACAACCTGAAACACCGGATCGTGACATCATTTCCCTCCACTTTGACACGCTACGAAAATTCCTGGAGTCGgttgtttctttaaaaagtgACATTTCTATTCCATCTTTTCCCCAACTTGGAACTTTGCTTCAAAACGCAAAACGACTCGACTTAACAACCCCGTCCAAAATTTCTCTCCTAACTAAAACTTTTCTATCTCTCCTAAACCTCTCCGAGTCCGCTAAAACAGGATACGAAAAcgatgaaaaattaaaatctcgCATCACAGCTTCCGTCAATAGCCTCATCAGTCTCTTCCTCAATGAAGTCCTTCGGAGCCAATCTCTTCTGGACTTCCTCCCTATCTTCCTTTGTGAGGAGTTCATTAATCCTTGTCTCTCTTCTCCAGTAACCTGCTtacaaactttaaacattttgaaagtttttcttCACGCTACAATGAACAAGGTTCCAGCAAAG GCCACCATTGATGCCTCCCATCCGATCCTTCCATGTCTTCTCCTCCTCTGCAGCTCCAACCACCACAACATCAGGAGGATCAACATGGAAAGCATCCAATGCGTTTCTTCCATGAAAAC TAACCCAGTGTCCAGTCTCATGGTTCATCTCACAAAACATGCAGAGGAATTGACGTCAGATCCTGAATATATTCTACAGTGTTTTGCCAACTATTTCAATGAAAAGAACAAACCAGCAA tcaAAAAATCAAGACATGGATTGTTGAAAACATTGGTGCAAAATATGGTCAATGAATCTGCAGTATCAAAGCTGGGAGTTGCGTTTATGACTCGATGTATTAATAAG GTTGACCCTTTTCATTTTGACCCCTTGTTGCCATTGGTTACTACTTTTGTCGACCAATCAAACGTGAGAACACTCGACGAAAACGAAGCTCTCTTAACCACCGAGTGGTTGCAAAAACTCACTCCAGATTCATTGAACGAAACTTTGAAACGAGaattatttttcaaagttCTGACGTTTCAAACCGAAGACAAAAGTTCCTATTTACCACAAAATGTGGTTTTCA atttaATCACGAAACCATTCTACACATCGTTATctgatgaaataaaacaacaacttattTCAACATTACTTGATATTGGCCAATCCACTGCTAACCCCGATGTCGCTAAGATggtatttaaagtttttaag GTTATACCATTGAGGTCAAATTACATCATAAAAGAATTGAAGAAAAGTTTCCCATCAATTGACACCAAATCGACTGCACCTTCCGGTGTTATTGCTGCAAAAAGAGCTCGGCTAAGTAAATCAACAAGTTCAGAATCTGGAG aaGTTTCTGAAACGGAAACTCCAACCTGGAAGAGAATGATCGTTTTGCTCGAAGTTCTTCAGCATAAGAAGAAAATTATCAAACCAAAG CTTTTGGTCGCACATCTCTTTACTGCCCTCAACTGGATGATTGACCTTCAAACAGGAAATGATGTTATTGATTACGGCACACAGCTCGTACTAGGAGCTCTACATAATGTTTTCATGATTGCTAAATCAAAACTTGGAGCAAAAGATGACACGGATATAAGAAACAGTTTGAGG GTTGAGTTATTGGTGAAATGCATTCAAACATCAGGCAACACACAGACTTGCCAACATGCTGTCGTACTGCTTGCTGAAGCTGCTTCTATTTGCCCg GAGAAACTTCTTCACAGCGTAATGTCCATCTTCACGTTCATGGGAAGTAACTTGCTGCGTCGTGATGACTCGTATTCGTTTCAAATTATTACGAAGACAATTCATACTGTAGTACCTGCTCTGCTACAGCATATG GAATCAGCCACCAGTGGTATAAGCAAAAACACAGTGACCGATATAATTCGTGTGTTTGTGGATGCTCTGCCACATATACCACCACATCGAAG GTTGGTTGTATTTGAAGAACTGATCAACACATTAGGAGGGAACGAGTATTTGTGGCAAACCCTCCTTCTATTGGTGGCAAGTCgtgcaaataaaattactaaaaCGTCCCAAGAAGATGAACAG gaCATCTTGAGCGGATCAGAGGAAGATGTTTTTCTCCCAAGTACAGTGGATGCTCTAATGGAAGTTTGCTCCTCCGTTTCCAACCTCTTCCCTGATCATCTTCAATTGGAATCCATGGTCCGGATGTTGAATTTCATCTCGCTCGTTCCCGatgaaaatg ATCCAAAGCAGAAGATCGATCTCAACCTCCCAAACCTCATCGATGTTCCGAAACAATCTACTTCCCATCTTCGACGTTTGCATCTTGCTGTCGTCTCGTTTGCAAGCCATCTCTTGTCACTAGAGGGGGGTATTTCAAACTCGTTTAAACTCGAAAAATCCATGGAGCATGACGCAGCAGAAAATGCCACAAAAATGCTGACTAAGTTTCAGAG TCTTTTAGAGACGGCTCTCTCCTATCTATCACAAACTACAACAGCTGTATCAAACACACACGATGATATGACAAGCAGATATTACAGGACACTACAAAACAGACTCAACTCTCTGCTTGATAAG ATAAACAATCTACTTCCCTCTGATACCTTCATGCTCGTAGTAAGTAGTATTCTACATGAACAATCATCCAACACTACAGTGCATAAAGTTATTGAGTTATTTAACGACAGAGTTGCACACACTAAACACACACTGACCCCTGATCAG GAAAATGTGTTGCTTCATATTTCTCGTCAACTCATTGTGTTGTGCGGAGACCATGGCACCGACAACCATGGCATGCGTGCCGTGGCTTACACAGGTCTGCGGCACGTAGCACGAATGTGTGGCATCGGATGTGCCACGCACCTCATTCCAATCTTATCCATGatatgtgacatcacaaaagaGAAACAACCACCTATACAG GTTATATCATCTGCCATGCTTTGTTTGGGTGAATTATTCAGCACATTGAAAGCTCACTGCATTAGTCACTTACCAAG CATTGCCCCATGTCATTGTGATGCTTCTTCACCAATCAAAATCAGAGAAAAGTTACCACATGACGGCATGTATATTATCAGCCTATCAGAAGTTAGTAGACACCTTACCACATTTCATCAGTCCTTACCTGGTTGGGTTTATTTCAGAg TTGATCTCTGCTTCACCTGCTGCTCTTGA